A window of Fusobacterium sp. FSA-380-WT-3A genomic DNA:
CATCTTCTAATATTGTTCCTCTGTCCATGAAAAACACTCTATCAGCTACATTTTTAGCAAATCCCATTTCATGAGTTACTATTATCATTGTCATTCCCTCATCAGCTAACTCTCTCATAACATCAAGAACTTCTTTTATCATTTCTGGGTCTAGAGCTGATGTTGGTTCGTCAAAAAGAATTACTTCTGGGTCCATAGCAAGAGTTCTCGCTATGGCTATTCTTTGTTTTTGTCCTCCTGATAATTGGTCAGGATAAGCATTTTCTTTATCAGCTAAACCTACTTTTTTTAATAATTTTCTTGCTTTCTCATTAATTTCCTCTAATTTTGCATTTTTTACTTTTAAAGGAGATAAAGTTAAATTTTCTAAAACTGTTTTATGAGGAAAAAGATTGAAATGTTGGAAAACCATTCCAACTTTCTCTCTAATTTTATTTATATCTGTTTTATCGTCCATTAAATTTTGATTATTAATATAGATTGCTCCACCTGTAGGCTCCTCTAATTTATTAAGACATCTTAAGAAGGTAGATTTTCCACTTCCAGATGGTCCAATTATAGCTATAACTTCACCTTTTTTTATTCCTACTGATATATCTTTTAAAACTTCTAATTTTCCAAAACTTTTATATAAATGTTCTACCTTAATCACTTACTTTCAACCCCTTTTCAACATTTCTCATAATCTTAGTAAAGATTCCTACCATTATTAAATATATTAAACCAACAGCTAATAATGGCTCTACTCCTCTATAAGTTTGGCTAGTAATTATATTTGCTGAACGAAGTAAATCTACTCCACCTATAAATCCTACTATTGATGTTTCTTTTAATAATGTAATAAATTCACTAACAAGAGCTGGTAAAATTTTTCTTATAGCTTGAGGAATTATAACTTCTTTCATAGCTATATGATAAGGCATTCCTAAAGCTCTTGCTGCTTCCATTTGTCCTTTATCAAGTCCCTCAATTCCTGCTCTAATTATTTCACAAACATAAGCTCCTGAGTTTATTCCAAAAGCAATTCCTGCTATTAAAAATACAGGCATATCTCTAAAACCAGCAAAAATAATATTTGCTAATATCATAAGTTGAACTACTGCTGGAGTTCCTCTTATTATATCTGTGTATAAAATTGATAAATTTGTTAGTGGAGTCCAATTTTTCCATTTTTTATTTTGACTATGTTTAAATGGACGAAAATTACAAATTCTCATAATTGCAGCTAAAATTCCTAAGATAATTCCTAAGATAGCTGAAAATAATGTCACTCCTACTGAAAAGGAAAGACCTTGTATCATATATTGATATCTTTCTCCTTCTATAAAAATCTCTTTTAATACTGTTAAGTACTCTGTCATTTTTCCTCCTAAAAATATATATAAAATTTTAAATTTTTTAACTTAAAAAAAATAGCTTAGTTTCTCTTGAAACTAAGCCTTAACATCTTAATCAAAAATAACCTGTGGTTATAATTATGCTCATAGGAAATCCCTAATCTTTACAAACTAAAATAGATATTTTTGGACAAGTTCAAAGAAACGATATTAAATTTCGTTTAAAATTTTCTATTCCTTTCTTGCCTCGTCATAAATAACATAGTGATTCCCCCAATTATTTTTTATTAACTAATAGTATCAAATAAATTCTCTTTTGTCAATAATTTATTTAACTTTTTTCTATTTTTACAACAGTCCCACTAACTATTATTCCAATTCTATTTTTATCAAATTCTGTATAACTTAAATCTACTCCAATAATGGCATTTCCACCTTTAAGCATAGCATCATATTTTAATTTATCCATTGCAAATTTTTTACCTTTAGCTAATTTTTCTTCAAATCCAGAAGACCTAGCTCCAAATAAGTCTGATATATTTCCCTCTACCTCTGAAAATATTCCTGTTCCTATAACTACTTCTGCACTATCAATATCTATATAGTCTACAACTTTGTATCCCTCAATATTATTAGTTGTGGTAATTTTTATTGTAGAAATTCTTTTTTCAATCTCTTCCTTTCCACAGTCAGCACAATATTCTTCATTTCCAATTTTATAAAAAGTTATAGATTTAAAAAATCCAGCTTCTTTTCCACATTTTGCACATCTCTTTCCCATATTTCCTCCTTAAAATAATCTCATTATTAATGAAAAGATAATTGGTAAAAACATTCCTGGAAGCATATTAGTAACTTTTAAATATTTTTCTCCAAATATTAAAGTTAAACCTAATCCTGTTAAAATTGCTCCCCCAACTGCTGTTACATCTCCCATTACTTCTGGGGTTGTAACAACTTTTAAAATATTTCCCATACAAAACATCAATCCTTGATAAAGTACAACTATTATTCCTGAAAAAATAACCCCTATTCCATAAGTAGAGGCTAACATCATAGACATCACTCCATCTAATATTGATTTTATATAAATTAAATTTCCATCTCCATTTAATGCTATTTTTACAGGTCCTAATATTGCCATTGAACCTACACAAAATATTAAAGTTGAAGTTACAAAACCTTTTATCATTCCTCCCTCTTCTTTTTCTTTACTAAACTTTTCTTGTAATAATTTTCCTATATTTTTTAATTTTCCATCTAAATCAAATTTTTCTCCAATTACAACTCCTATTACTAAATATATTGCTACATACATTCCATTTTTAAAAGTTAAAGCATCTTTTAGACCCATTATAAAAGTAAAAAGTCCTAATATTTTTATTATTGATTCAGATATTTCTTTAGATAAAGTTTTTCTAAAGATATATCCTAGTAAAGTTCCCAAAACTATAGTCAATCCATTTAAAAGAATTATAAACATCTCTCCCTCCTTATAAACTTTTTATCTTAATGAATATTATAACAAATTTTTTTAAATTTCAATATTTTTCTTTAATTTCTAAAAAATTAGTGATATAATTTCTATAATTTTAAAAGTAAAGGTGATAAATATGATTAGTTTCAATAATGATTATAGCGAAGGAGCTCATCCTAATATATTAAATGCTCTTATAGAAACAAACTTTGAACAAACAGATGGATATGGAGAAGATTATTATACTAACTTAGCTTATGAAAAAATTAAAACTGCTCTTAATTGTGGTGATTCCCATATTAGATTTTTAGTTGGAGGTACACAAACTAATCTTGTGGTTATCTCTCATCTTCTAAGACCTCATCAAGCTGTTATATCTTCTGATGTTGGTCATATTAATGTACATGAAACAGGAGCTATTGAAGGAACAGGACATAAAGTTCTTACTACAGAAAAAATAAAAGATGGTAAATTAACTCCTGAAACAATAAAAAAAGTTTTAGATATCCATACTGATGCCCATATGGTACAACCTAAAATGGTTTATTTATCAAACCCAAATGAATTAGGAGCTATCTATACAAAAGAAGAATTAAAAAATATATATGAATTTTGTAAAGAAAATAATCTTTATTTCTATATTGATGGAGCTAGACTTTCTTCAGCTTTAGCCTCTGAAAAAAATGATATAGATTTATCTGATTACAAAGATTTATGTGATATTTTATACATAGGAGCTACAAAATCTGGAGCTTTATTTGGAGAAGCTGTAGTATTTTTCAATCTTTCTCTAGTTGGAGATTTCCAATATTCTATTAAATTAAGAGGGGCTTTACTTGCTAAAGGTAGATTACTTGGAATTCAATTTAATGAGTTATTTAAAAATAATTTATTTATAGAGATTGGAAAACATGCTAATAAGATGGCAAAAAAAATAAAAGATATATTTGTAAAAAATAATATTCCTTTTGTTGTTGATTCTTATTCTAATCAACTTTTTGTAATTTTTTCTAATGAATTAATAAGAAAATTGTCAGATAAATATAGATTTTCTATTATTGAAAAATATGATGAAAATAATACTGTAGTTAGATTTGTTACTTCTTGGGCTACAAAAGAAGAAAATGTAGACGAATTTATAAAAGATTTTGAAGAAATTATTAAATAGGTGATTTTTTATGGAAAATAAAAAATTGACAGAATTATTAAATCTTGTTAAAAGAAATATAACTCTTTCTGATTTAGGTATTCTATATGCTCACAATGGTTATGATGATGAAAGATATAGAGAGCTTAAAGAGATTAATTTAGAAATTTTAGATATTTTAACAGATGAAAATGTAAATTTAGAAAAGTTACATGATTTTTATTTACCTATAAGTGAATATCCAACTCCAAAAGTAGAAGTGAGAGGACTTCTTCTTAATGAAAATGATGAAGTTTTAATGGTGGAAGAAAAATTAGACCCTGGTAAATGGTCTATCCCTGGTGGTTGGTGTGATATTGGTTTTTCTCCAAAAGAAGTTATGATTAAAGAAATGAAAGAGGAAACAGGTTTAGATGTAGAAATTGTAAAAGTACTTGCTATTTTTGATAAAAAGTTTCACAACCACCCTGCTGATACTTTTTATACTTATAAAATAGCTTTTCTTTGTAAAAAATTAGATGGTAATTTAAAAACAACTTTTGATATTACTAATGTTAAATTTTTTAAATTAGATAATCTTCCTCCTCTATCTACTTATAGAATTTTAGAAGAACAAATTAAAACTTTAGTCAATTTAGCTAAAGATGAAAATTCTAAGACTTATTTTGAATAAAAATTTAAAATGTTTTACAAGTAAAAAATAAAATGATATAATTTTATTAGGAAAAATATTTTTTATTTTAAATTTTTTTGTCTGGCGAAAAATATTTTTTTCCTAGAAAAATGGAAGTTTTAACTTCTGAAAATAATTATTAAGTATACAACCTATTAATCTATAATAAAAAATCACTCTTTTTAATCTAAGGTATAAGTTATAACCCTTAATTTATGAGTGATTTTTTAATTTTATATTTTTAATTACTTATTTTTATTGATATTAAGAAAATAAAATCCCTTGATTTTTATATATAATATATAGTTTTTACCCCATTTATTACTAGATTTTCTCTATTCTTTCCCTCTAACATTTTCATATAAAACTGAGCTAACACTATTATTATAATTTGGAATGTTTTTAATAGGTTTATTAAAAAAATTTATATCTTTAAATTTACACTCAGTTACATTTTCCTCAAATACATTAGCTGTATCTATTGTAGAATTACTGAAATAAATTCCTTTACAATCTTTTAAATAAATATCTCCATAATAAAGGCTAATTCCCTCAAATAAAAACTCTCCCACATTAGGACTATCCACAACTATTGCATATTTTGTATTATGTTTTATTGAAGTAGCAGCAATTAAACCATGGGCGTCATTTTCTCCCTTTCCTATCTCTACTCCAATTTCATTATTACAGATATTTCCACCTACAAAATGAGTATTTCCTCCAATAATTTTTAAAGCAATTTGATTTTCTGATAAAGTACAATTTGTAAAAGTAGAAAATTCCCCTCTGACATCTACATAAATTCCTACCTCACACTTATTGGC
This region includes:
- a CDS encoding amino acid ABC transporter permease; protein product: MTEYLTVLKEIFIEGERYQYMIQGLSFSVGVTLFSAILGIILGILAAIMRICNFRPFKHSQNKKWKNWTPLTNLSILYTDIIRGTPAVVQLMILANIIFAGFRDMPVFLIAGIAFGINSGAYVCEIIRAGIEGLDKGQMEAARALGMPYHIAMKEVIIPQAIRKILPALVSEFITLLKETSIVGFIGGVDLLRSANIITSQTYRGVEPLLAVGLIYLIMVGIFTKIMRNVEKGLKVSD
- a CDS encoding YbjQ family protein; amino-acid sequence: MGKRCAKCGKEAGFFKSITFYKIGNEEYCADCGKEEIEKRISTIKITTTNNIEGYKVVDYIDIDSAEVVIGTGIFSEVEGNISDLFGARSSGFEEKLAKGKKFAMDKLKYDAMLKGGNAIIGVDLSYTEFDKNRIGIIVSGTVVKIEKS
- a CDS encoding amino acid ABC transporter ATP-binding protein → MIKVEHLYKSFGKLEVLKDISVGIKKGEVIAIIGPSGSGKSTFLRCLNKLEEPTGGAIYINNQNLMDDKTDINKIREKVGMVFQHFNLFPHKTVLENLTLSPLKVKNAKLEEINEKARKLLKKVGLADKENAYPDQLSGGQKQRIAIARTLAMDPEVILFDEPTSALDPEMIKEVLDVMRELADEGMTMIIVTHEMGFAKNVADRVFFMDRGTILEDDSPEVIFGNPKHERTKEFLNKVLNR
- a CDS encoding DUF554 domain-containing protein; the protein is MFIILLNGLTIVLGTLLGYIFRKTLSKEISESIIKILGLFTFIMGLKDALTFKNGMYVAIYLVIGVVIGEKFDLDGKLKNIGKLLQEKFSKEKEEGGMIKGFVTSTLIFCVGSMAILGPVKIALNGDGNLIYIKSILDGVMSMMLASTYGIGVIFSGIIVVLYQGLMFCMGNILKVVTTPEVMGDVTAVGGAILTGLGLTLIFGEKYLKVTNMLPGMFLPIIFSLIMRLF
- a CDS encoding NUDIX hydrolase N-terminal domain-containing protein codes for the protein MENKKLTELLNLVKRNITLSDLGILYAHNGYDDERYRELKEINLEILDILTDENVNLEKLHDFYLPISEYPTPKVEVRGLLLNENDEVLMVEEKLDPGKWSIPGGWCDIGFSPKEVMIKEMKEETGLDVEIVKVLAIFDKKFHNHPADTFYTYKIAFLCKKLDGNLKTTFDITNVKFFKLDNLPPLSTYRILEEQIKTLVNLAKDENSKTYFE
- a CDS encoding low specificity L-threonine aldolase; this translates as MISFNNDYSEGAHPNILNALIETNFEQTDGYGEDYYTNLAYEKIKTALNCGDSHIRFLVGGTQTNLVVISHLLRPHQAVISSDVGHINVHETGAIEGTGHKVLTTEKIKDGKLTPETIKKVLDIHTDAHMVQPKMVYLSNPNELGAIYTKEELKNIYEFCKENNLYFYIDGARLSSALASEKNDIDLSDYKDLCDILYIGATKSGALFGEAVVFFNLSLVGDFQYSIKLRGALLAKGRLLGIQFNELFKNNLFIEIGKHANKMAKKIKDIFVKNNIPFVVDSYSNQLFVIFSNELIRKLSDKYRFSIIEKYDENNTVVRFVTSWATKEENVDEFIKDFEEIIK